One genomic segment of Sorex araneus isolate mSorAra2 chromosome X, mSorAra2.pri, whole genome shotgun sequence includes these proteins:
- the RXRG gene encoding retinoic acid receptor RXR-gamma isoform X1: MYGNYSHFVKFPAGFDGETKSRRQGRTPLGPPSHAGAPSMSPSAALPPGKPAGKPPSYTDAPVSAPRALSVGGTPLNALGSPYRVITSAMGPPSGALPAPPGVNLVPPPSSQLSASVSEDVKPLPGGLPGVGGLHCPAGSPGSLVKHICAICGDRSSGKHYGVYSCEGCKGFFKRTIRKDLGYTCRDNKDCLIDKRQRNRCQYCRYQKCLVMGMKREAVQEERQRSRERADGEAEGAGHENMPVQRILEAELAVEPKTEAYGTLSVESSTNDPVTNICHAADKQLFTLVEWAKRIPHFSDLTLEDQVILLRAGWNELLIASFSHRSVSVQDGILLATGLHVHRSSAHSAGVGSIFDRVLTELVSKMKDMQMDKSELGCLRAIVLFNPDAKGLSNPSEVETLREKVYATLEGYTKQKYPDQPGRFAKLLLRLPALRSIGLKCLEHLFFFKLIGDTPIDTFLMEMLEAPLQLT; this comes from the exons ATGTATGGGAATTATTCCCACTTCGTGAAGTTTCCCGCCGGCTTCG ATGGGGAAACCAAGTCACGGAGGCAGGGCCGGACACCTCTTG GCCCCCCCAGCCACGCCGGCGCCCCGTCCATGAGCCCGTCGGCCGCCCTGCCCCCCGGGAAGCCAGCGGGGAAGCCCCCCAGCTACACGGACGCCCCCGTGAGCGCCCCGCGGGCGCTGAGTGTGGGGGGCACCCCGCTCAACGCCCTCGGCTCTCCCTACCGGGTCATCACCTCCGCCATGGGCCCGCCCTCGGgggccctgcccgcaccccctgGCGTCAACCTTGTGCCACCTCCCAGCTCACAG CTCAGCGCCAGCGTGTCCGAGGACGTCAAGCCCCTGCCCGGGGGGCTGCCTGGTGTCGGGGGCCTGCACTGCCCCGCCGGCAGCCCTGGCTCCCTGGTCAAACACATCTGTGCCATCTGCGGGGACAGGTCGTCAG GGAAGCACTACGGGGTGTACAGCTGCGAGGGCTGCAAGGGCTTCTTCAAGAGAACCATCCGGAAGGACCTGGGCTACACGTGCCGTGACAACAAGGACTGCCTCATCGACAAGCGCCAGCGCAACCGCTGCCAGTACTGCCGCTACCAGAAGTGCCTGGTCATGGGCATGAAGCGCGAGG CCGTGCAGGAGGAGCGGCAGCGCAGCCGGGAGCGCGCCGACGGCGAGGCCGAGGGCGCCGGGCACGAGAACATGCCCGTGCAGAGGATCCTGGAGGCCGAGCTGGCCGTGGAGCCCAAGACGGAGGCCTACGGCACCCTGAGCGTGGAGAGCTCG ACGAACGACCCCGTGACCAACATCTGCCACGCGGCCGACAAGCAGCTCTTCACGCTCGTGGAGTGGGCCAAGCGCATCCCCCACTTCTCGGACCTCACCCTGGAGGACCAGGTCATCCTGCTCCGCGCAG GCTGGAACGAGCTGCTCATCGCGTCCTTCTCGCACCGCTCCGTGTCCGTGCAGGACGGCATCCTGCTGGCCACCGGGCTGCACGTGCACCGCAGCAGCGCGCACAGCGCGGGCGTCGGCTCCATCTTCGACAG GGTCCTCACTGAGCTGGTCTCCAAGATGAAGGACATGCAGATGGACAAGTCGGAGCTGGGCTGCCTGCGGGCCATCGTGCTCTTCAACCCCG ACGCCAAAGGCCTGTCGAACCCGTCCGAGGTGGAGACACTGCGGGAGAAGGTGTACGCCACGCTGGAGGGCTACACCAAGCAGAAGTACCCGGACCAGCCCGGCAG GTTCGCCAAGCTGCTCCTGCGCCTGCCGGCCCTGCGCTCCATCGGCCTCAAGTGCCTGGAGCACCTGTTCTTCTTCAAGCTCATCGGGGACACGCCCATCGACACCTTCCTCATGGAGATGCTGGAGGCACCCCTGCAGCTCACCTGA
- the RXRG gene encoding retinoic acid receptor RXR-gamma isoform X2: MYGNYSHFVKFPAGFGPPSHAGAPSMSPSAALPPGKPAGKPPSYTDAPVSAPRALSVGGTPLNALGSPYRVITSAMGPPSGALPAPPGVNLVPPPSSQLSASVSEDVKPLPGGLPGVGGLHCPAGSPGSLVKHICAICGDRSSGKHYGVYSCEGCKGFFKRTIRKDLGYTCRDNKDCLIDKRQRNRCQYCRYQKCLVMGMKREAVQEERQRSRERADGEAEGAGHENMPVQRILEAELAVEPKTEAYGTLSVESSTNDPVTNICHAADKQLFTLVEWAKRIPHFSDLTLEDQVILLRAGWNELLIASFSHRSVSVQDGILLATGLHVHRSSAHSAGVGSIFDRVLTELVSKMKDMQMDKSELGCLRAIVLFNPDAKGLSNPSEVETLREKVYATLEGYTKQKYPDQPGRFAKLLLRLPALRSIGLKCLEHLFFFKLIGDTPIDTFLMEMLEAPLQLT; encoded by the exons ATGTATGGGAATTATTCCCACTTCGTGAAGTTTCCCGCCGGCTTCG GCCCCCCCAGCCACGCCGGCGCCCCGTCCATGAGCCCGTCGGCCGCCCTGCCCCCCGGGAAGCCAGCGGGGAAGCCCCCCAGCTACACGGACGCCCCCGTGAGCGCCCCGCGGGCGCTGAGTGTGGGGGGCACCCCGCTCAACGCCCTCGGCTCTCCCTACCGGGTCATCACCTCCGCCATGGGCCCGCCCTCGGgggccctgcccgcaccccctgGCGTCAACCTTGTGCCACCTCCCAGCTCACAG CTCAGCGCCAGCGTGTCCGAGGACGTCAAGCCCCTGCCCGGGGGGCTGCCTGGTGTCGGGGGCCTGCACTGCCCCGCCGGCAGCCCTGGCTCCCTGGTCAAACACATCTGTGCCATCTGCGGGGACAGGTCGTCAG GGAAGCACTACGGGGTGTACAGCTGCGAGGGCTGCAAGGGCTTCTTCAAGAGAACCATCCGGAAGGACCTGGGCTACACGTGCCGTGACAACAAGGACTGCCTCATCGACAAGCGCCAGCGCAACCGCTGCCAGTACTGCCGCTACCAGAAGTGCCTGGTCATGGGCATGAAGCGCGAGG CCGTGCAGGAGGAGCGGCAGCGCAGCCGGGAGCGCGCCGACGGCGAGGCCGAGGGCGCCGGGCACGAGAACATGCCCGTGCAGAGGATCCTGGAGGCCGAGCTGGCCGTGGAGCCCAAGACGGAGGCCTACGGCACCCTGAGCGTGGAGAGCTCG ACGAACGACCCCGTGACCAACATCTGCCACGCGGCCGACAAGCAGCTCTTCACGCTCGTGGAGTGGGCCAAGCGCATCCCCCACTTCTCGGACCTCACCCTGGAGGACCAGGTCATCCTGCTCCGCGCAG GCTGGAACGAGCTGCTCATCGCGTCCTTCTCGCACCGCTCCGTGTCCGTGCAGGACGGCATCCTGCTGGCCACCGGGCTGCACGTGCACCGCAGCAGCGCGCACAGCGCGGGCGTCGGCTCCATCTTCGACAG GGTCCTCACTGAGCTGGTCTCCAAGATGAAGGACATGCAGATGGACAAGTCGGAGCTGGGCTGCCTGCGGGCCATCGTGCTCTTCAACCCCG ACGCCAAAGGCCTGTCGAACCCGTCCGAGGTGGAGACACTGCGGGAGAAGGTGTACGCCACGCTGGAGGGCTACACCAAGCAGAAGTACCCGGACCAGCCCGGCAG GTTCGCCAAGCTGCTCCTGCGCCTGCCGGCCCTGCGCTCCATCGGCCTCAAGTGCCTGGAGCACCTGTTCTTCTTCAAGCTCATCGGGGACACGCCCATCGACACCTTCCTCATGGAGATGCTGGAGGCACCCCTGCAGCTCACCTGA